A section of the Streptomyces sp. V3I8 genome encodes:
- a CDS encoding acyl-CoA desaturase has translation MTAIDPTAHLTAEQIEELGRELDAIRDEVIADRGEKDAAYIRKVISVQRKLELASRGVLLFSIFPPAWLLGTAGLSVAKIMDNMEIGHNILHGQWDWMRDPKIHSTTWEWDHVSPSEQWKHSHNELHHTYTNVIGKDNDLGYGIMRVDEDQKWHPFHLGQPLWNFLNACFFEYGIAAYDLELGKNLHKRRRKNPEFRARARAVGRKIRKQVLKDYVIHPLLSGPSFLNTLAATFTANLVRNLWTHSVIMCGHFPEGVQVFERRSIKGETRGQWYLRQMMGSANISGSKAMHFMTGNLSHQIEHHLFPDLPSNRYAEVAVKVRALFEKYELEYVTGPLPKQVFSAWHKVFRLSLPNKKPEVRTPDREQELIAA, from the coding sequence TTGACCGCCATCGACCCCACCGCCCACCTGACCGCGGAGCAGATCGAGGAGCTCGGCCGCGAGCTGGACGCGATCCGCGACGAGGTGATCGCCGACCGCGGCGAGAAGGACGCCGCCTACATCCGCAAGGTCATCTCCGTGCAACGCAAGCTCGAGCTTGCCAGCAGGGGTGTACTGCTGTTCTCGATCTTCCCGCCCGCGTGGCTGCTCGGCACCGCCGGGCTGTCCGTGGCGAAGATCATGGACAACATGGAGATCGGCCACAACATCCTGCACGGCCAGTGGGACTGGATGCGGGACCCGAAGATCCACTCCACCACCTGGGAGTGGGATCACGTCTCGCCGTCCGAGCAGTGGAAGCACTCGCACAACGAGCTGCACCACACGTACACCAACGTGATCGGCAAGGACAACGACCTCGGCTACGGCATCATGCGCGTCGACGAGGACCAGAAGTGGCACCCGTTCCACCTCGGCCAGCCGCTGTGGAACTTCCTCAACGCCTGCTTCTTCGAGTACGGCATCGCGGCGTACGACCTGGAGCTCGGCAAGAACCTGCACAAGCGCCGCCGCAAGAACCCGGAGTTCCGCGCGCGGGCCAGGGCCGTGGGCCGCAAGATCCGCAAGCAGGTGCTCAAGGACTACGTGATCCACCCGCTGCTGTCGGGCCCGTCGTTCCTCAACACGCTCGCCGCCACCTTCACCGCGAACCTGGTCCGCAACCTCTGGACCCACTCGGTGATCATGTGCGGGCACTTCCCCGAGGGCGTACAGGTCTTCGAGCGCCGGTCGATCAAGGGCGAGACGCGCGGTCAGTGGTACCTGCGCCAGATGATGGGCTCGGCGAACATCAGCGGCAGCAAGGCCATGCACTTCATGACCGGCAACCTGTCACACCAGATCGAGCACCACCTGTTCCCGGACCTGCCGAGCAACCGGTACGCCGAGGTCGCGGTGAAGGTGCGCGCGCTGTTCGAGAAGTACGAGCTGGAGTACGTCACCGGCCCGCTGCCCAAGCAGGTGTTCTCCGCCTGGCACAAGGTCTTCCGGCTCTCGCTGCCGAACAAGAAGCCCGAGGTCAGGACGCCGGACCGCGAGCAGGAGCTCATCGCGGCCTGA
- a CDS encoding ferredoxin reductase, which translates to MTSAALRSRAWKLLETVTTPLLPSDYLDLVSPLRAGADLRGRIEAVHPETGDAATVVIRPGRGWRGHTAGQYVRIGVDVDGVRLWRAYSLTSPTNRRDGRVTITVKAIPDGKVSNHLVRRVKPGTLIQLDQPTGDFVLPRARPAKVLYLTAGSGITPVMGMLRDTELDDVVMVHCAPQPQDVIFRNELHDLVADKKLRLTEVHTDTDGMLDIARLDELVPDWAERETWACGPAGLLDAAEEHWTGHGVQERLHTERFRPGIVVAGDGGEVTFSVTGRTVDADGATPLLDVGEEAGVLMPSGCRMGICFGCVTPLKAGAVRDLRTGELTEAEPGVLIQTCVSAAAGPCDIER; encoded by the coding sequence ATGACAAGTGCAGCCCTCCGCAGCAGGGCGTGGAAACTGCTGGAGACGGTCACGACGCCGCTGCTGCCGTCGGATTACCTCGACCTGGTCAGCCCGCTGCGTGCGGGCGCCGACCTGCGGGGGCGCATCGAGGCCGTGCACCCCGAGACGGGTGACGCCGCGACCGTCGTGATCAGACCGGGACGGGGCTGGCGCGGCCACACAGCCGGTCAGTACGTGCGGATCGGGGTCGACGTCGACGGGGTGCGCCTGTGGCGTGCCTACTCCCTCACCTCGCCGACGAACCGCCGGGACGGCCGTGTCACGATCACCGTGAAGGCGATCCCGGACGGCAAGGTCAGCAACCACCTGGTCCGCAGGGTGAAGCCGGGCACGCTGATCCAGCTCGACCAGCCGACCGGTGACTTCGTGCTGCCGCGGGCCAGGCCCGCCAAGGTGCTCTACCTGACGGCCGGCAGCGGCATCACGCCCGTGATGGGCATGCTGCGCGACACCGAGCTCGACGACGTCGTCATGGTCCACTGCGCGCCACAGCCGCAGGACGTGATCTTCCGCAACGAACTGCACGACCTGGTCGCGGACAAGAAACTGCGGCTCACCGAGGTGCACACCGACACGGACGGCATGCTCGACATCGCCCGTCTCGACGAACTCGTGCCCGACTGGGCCGAGCGCGAGACCTGGGCCTGCGGGCCCGCGGGCCTGCTCGACGCCGCCGAAGAGCACTGGACCGGGCACGGCGTCCAGGAGCGCCTGCACACCGAACGCTTCCGCCCCGGCATCGTCGTCGCCGGCGACGGCGGCGAGGTCACGTTCAGCGTCACCGGCAGGACCGTCGACGCGGACGGCGCCACGCCGTTGCTGGACGTCGGCGAGGAGGCCGGCGTGCTCATGCCCTCCGGGTGCCGCATGGGCATCTGCTTCGGCTGCGTCACGCCGCTCAAGGCGGGCGCCGTCCGCGACCTGCGCACCGGCGAGCTCACCGAGGCCGAGCCGGGCGTCCTCATCCAGACCTGTGTGTCCGCCGCGGCGGGCCCCTGCGACATCGAACGGTAG
- a CDS encoding CdaR family transcriptional regulator, which produces MSHAIQRASELALGETTVTALRAALRTTADEVVQAIIDEVPPYANALSGRMGVTIRRAVRTALGHYLDLASGNATGGDAGDAAYELGRGEVRDGRSMDALLSAYRVGARVAWRCLAAGAVPAGLPAAEVAKFAELTFAYIDELSAASAAGHADELAARGRAHERQLEHLARDLLAGASPDVLLASVQRAGWQPPVSLTAVLLPAAQARPAYRALDPSTLVLDDLPDATGVLLVPDADRSHLLRQLTDRAAVVGPARPWTRASASYARAVRARSLSCDIRDTEDHLPELVLSADVDAFADLRARALAPLRTLPVATARRLEETLRAWLLHQGRREEVAAALFVHPQTVRYRMAQLRELFPDLASPHRVLELTLAVGLGAS; this is translated from the coding sequence ATGAGCCATGCAATCCAGAGGGCCAGTGAACTGGCCCTGGGTGAGACGACGGTCACCGCACTGCGGGCCGCGCTGAGGACCACCGCCGACGAGGTCGTCCAGGCGATCATCGACGAGGTCCCTCCCTACGCCAACGCCCTTTCTGGCCGCATGGGCGTCACCATCCGCCGAGCCGTCCGCACCGCCCTGGGGCACTACCTGGACCTCGCGAGCGGGAACGCCACAGGCGGCGACGCCGGTGACGCGGCCTACGAGCTGGGCCGCGGCGAGGTGCGCGACGGCCGTTCGATGGACGCCCTGCTCAGCGCCTACCGCGTCGGCGCCCGCGTGGCCTGGCGATGCCTGGCGGCGGGCGCCGTGCCCGCGGGCCTGCCCGCCGCCGAGGTCGCCAAGTTCGCCGAGCTGACCTTTGCCTACATCGACGAGCTCTCCGCCGCGAGCGCCGCGGGCCACGCCGACGAACTGGCCGCCCGGGGCAGGGCCCACGAGCGCCAACTGGAACATCTGGCCCGCGACCTCCTCGCCGGCGCGAGCCCGGACGTGCTGCTGGCCTCTGTCCAACGGGCCGGGTGGCAGCCTCCGGTTTCGCTGACCGCGGTCCTGCTGCCCGCCGCCCAGGCGCGGCCCGCCTACCGCGCGCTCGACCCGAGCACCCTCGTCCTCGACGATCTGCCGGACGCCACCGGTGTGCTGCTCGTCCCCGATGCGGACCGGTCACATCTCTTGCGGCAGCTGACCGACCGCGCCGCCGTGGTCGGCCCGGCCCGGCCATGGACGCGTGCGTCCGCCTCGTACGCACGAGCCGTACGCGCGCGCTCCCTCTCCTGCGATATCCGCGACACCGAGGACCACCTGCCCGAGCTGGTGCTGAGCGCCGACGTGGACGCGTTCGCGGACCTGCGGGCCCGGGCCCTCGCACCGTTGCGGACCTTGCCTGTCGCGACCGCACGGCGGCTGGAGGAGACGTTGCGGGCGTGGCTGCTGCACCAGGGCAGGCGGGAGGAGGTGGCGGCGGCGTTGTTCGTCCATCCCCAGACGGTCCGGTACCGGATGGCGCAGCTGCGGGAGCTGTTTCCGGATCTCGCATCGCCGCACCGGGTCCTTGAACTGACGCTGGCGGTCGGTCTCGGGGCCAGCTGA
- a CDS encoding co-chaperone YbbN, whose translation MAKRVHRPREDAEFDFILGMSAVPVLAYFTGTWPKAIEPCRVMDLVVGGIADDCAGRLTAVRADITRCPAATGRYGITEAPSCVLLKEGEAVAHATGPMTVAEVRKFLDGHL comes from the coding sequence ATGGCGAAGCGGGTTCACCGACCCCGTGAGGACGCGGAGTTCGATTTCATCCTCGGGATGAGCGCGGTTCCGGTCCTCGCGTACTTCACCGGGACATGGCCCAAGGCGATCGAGCCCTGCCGGGTGATGGACCTCGTCGTGGGTGGCATCGCCGACGACTGCGCGGGCCGCCTGACGGCCGTCCGCGCCGACATCACGCGTTGTCCGGCCGCGACCGGGCGGTACGGGATCACCGAAGCCCCGTCCTGCGTCCTGCTGAAGGAGGGAGAGGCGGTGGCGCACGCCACGGGGCCCATGACCGTCGCCGAGGTACGGAAGTTCCTGGACGGCCACCTCTGA
- a CDS encoding metallophosphoesterase, with the protein MTDTSDTRPADSAARAPRRSLLHRLMRHLPLIAPVLLWAVPCGVLLHTGQHWPLPVTLAGTALFVLGLLGMPLAMARGHGRRQQDRAAIVGDTLLGISWVLFTWSVLLGVVLRLALTVSGVGEGQDRARIVTWAVLGTTAVLLAWGYAEARRVPRVRRLDVQLPRLGAGLDGLRVALITDTHYGPLDRARWSARVCETVNTLEADLVCHTGDIADGTAERRRAQAAPLATVRATRARVYVTGNHEYYSEAQGWVDLMDELGWEPLRNRHLLLERGGDTLVVAGVDDVTAESSGLAGHRAHLAGALRGADPDLPVLLLAHQPKFVDRAAAGGIDLQLSGHTHGGQIWPFHHLVRVDQPALAGLSRHGARTLLYTSRGTGFWGPPFRVFAPSEITLLVLRSPRQPTSM; encoded by the coding sequence GTGACCGACACCAGCGACACCCGACCCGCCGACAGTGCGGCGCGAGCGCCGCGGCGCAGCCTGCTGCACCGCCTGATGCGCCACCTCCCTCTGATCGCCCCCGTCCTGCTGTGGGCCGTGCCCTGCGGGGTCCTTCTGCACACCGGCCAGCACTGGCCGCTGCCCGTCACGCTCGCCGGCACCGCCCTGTTCGTCCTCGGCCTCCTCGGTATGCCGCTCGCGATGGCGCGCGGCCACGGCCGGCGCCAGCAGGACCGGGCGGCGATCGTCGGTGACACCCTGCTGGGTATCAGCTGGGTCCTGTTCACCTGGTCCGTCCTGCTCGGTGTCGTGCTGCGGCTCGCCCTGACCGTGAGCGGCGTCGGCGAGGGCCAGGACCGGGCGCGGATCGTGACCTGGGCCGTCCTCGGCACAACCGCCGTACTGCTCGCCTGGGGGTACGCCGAAGCCCGCCGCGTGCCACGCGTACGCCGGCTCGACGTGCAACTCCCGCGCCTGGGCGCCGGGTTGGACGGCCTCCGCGTCGCCCTCATCACCGACACCCACTACGGCCCGCTCGACCGCGCCCGCTGGTCGGCACGGGTGTGCGAGACGGTGAACACCCTGGAGGCCGACCTGGTCTGCCACACCGGCGACATCGCGGACGGCACGGCCGAACGCCGCCGCGCACAGGCCGCCCCACTCGCCACCGTGCGGGCCACCCGGGCCCGGGTCTACGTCACCGGCAACCACGAGTACTACAGCGAGGCCCAGGGCTGGGTCGACCTGATGGACGAGCTGGGCTGGGAGCCGCTGCGCAACCGCCATCTGCTGCTCGAACGAGGCGGCGACACCCTCGTGGTCGCCGGCGTGGACGACGTCACCGCCGAGTCCTCCGGCCTGGCCGGCCACCGCGCCCACCTCGCCGGAGCCCTGCGCGGCGCCGACCCCGACCTGCCCGTCCTGCTCCTGGCCCACCAGCCCAAGTTCGTCGACCGGGCCGCGGCGGGCGGCATCGACCTCCAGCTCTCCGGCCACACCCACGGCGGTCAGATCTGGCCCTTCCACCACCTCGTCCGCGTCGACCAGCCGGCCCTCGCCGGCCTCAGCCGCCACGGCGCCCGCACCCTCCTCTACACCAGCCGCGGCACCGGCTTCTGGGGCCCGCCGTTCCGCGTCTTCGCCCCCAGCGAGATCACCCTGCTCGTGCTCCGCTCCCCGCGGCAGCCCACCTCGATGTAG
- the mftG gene encoding mycofactocin system GMC family oxidoreductase MftG, which produces MKHTARRPDVVVVGAGGSGAVLAALLSEDPGRSVLVLEAGPAPRHLPGFPAGLLDARLVPGAQPGHTAVQPWAVRLTPRHPYTVARGRFLGGSTTVNGGYFVRARREDFDRWSAAGGPAWSYDRVLPFLRSMETDLDHGADDLHGGSGPVRIRRSRLGHPAAAAFRAAARQLGFPEEPDKNAQGAPGFGAVPSNSVDGLRLNTGVSHLLAALGRPNLMVNGDSPVRRVVVERGRATGVVVEHDGRRTTVRAGEVVVCAGAFASPHLLHLSGIGPRRELQRLGIPVVHDAPAVGSRFGDHPQVVMEWMPRRPMPAPTGSWLGGALHLSSSDGEHPGDLEILQSLVPMAGLVGGRVSVPGAPLAFLVSVQTPRTSGRLRTRSADPATPPSIDYGYLGTADDRRRLREAVRAAATLVTTGAFDEVSLGLAHPGQDVWNDDGLLDRWIDGRLGTSHHTCGTVPMGPAGDPGAAVDGYGRVHGVRGLRVADTSILPTAPLRGPAATAVLIGALVADAMRRDLP; this is translated from the coding sequence ATGAAACACACCGCCCGTCGGCCCGACGTCGTCGTGGTGGGTGCCGGGGGCAGCGGCGCCGTCCTCGCGGCGCTGCTCAGTGAGGACCCCGGTCGCAGTGTGCTGGTGCTGGAGGCGGGTCCCGCGCCCCGTCACCTCCCGGGGTTCCCCGCCGGGTTGCTGGACGCCCGGCTCGTCCCCGGCGCCCAGCCCGGACACACCGCCGTGCAGCCGTGGGCGGTACGTCTCACACCGCGTCATCCCTACACCGTCGCCCGCGGACGCTTCCTCGGCGGCTCGACCACCGTCAACGGCGGGTACTTCGTCCGTGCCCGGCGGGAGGACTTCGACCGCTGGTCGGCCGCCGGCGGCCCGGCGTGGTCGTACGACCGGGTGCTCCCGTTCCTGCGCTCCATGGAGACCGACCTCGACCACGGCGCCGATGACCTGCACGGCGGCAGCGGTCCGGTGCGGATCCGGCGCTCACGACTGGGGCATCCCGCCGCCGCGGCGTTCCGGGCCGCCGCCCGTCAGCTGGGTTTTCCCGAGGAGCCGGACAAGAACGCCCAGGGCGCGCCCGGCTTCGGTGCGGTGCCGTCCAACTCCGTGGACGGTCTGCGGCTCAACACCGGCGTCAGTCATCTTCTGGCCGCGCTCGGCCGCCCCAACCTCATGGTGAACGGCGACAGCCCGGTGCGTCGAGTCGTCGTCGAGCGCGGCCGGGCGACCGGCGTGGTCGTCGAACACGACGGGCGCCGCACGACCGTGCGCGCGGGCGAGGTCGTGGTGTGCGCCGGCGCGTTCGCCTCGCCCCACCTGCTGCACCTGTCGGGCATCGGACCGCGCCGCGAGCTGCAACGCCTCGGCATCCCCGTCGTCCACGACGCCCCCGCCGTCGGCTCCCGGTTCGGTGACCATCCCCAGGTGGTCATGGAGTGGATGCCCAGGCGGCCGATGCCCGCGCCCACCGGCTCCTGGCTGGGGGGCGCCCTGCATCTGTCCTCGTCGGACGGAGAGCACCCCGGGGACCTGGAGATCCTGCAGTCACTCGTCCCCATGGCGGGGCTGGTCGGCGGACGGGTGTCCGTCCCCGGCGCTCCCCTCGCGTTCCTCGTGTCCGTCCAGACCCCACGAACCAGCGGCAGGCTGCGCACCCGATCCGCGGACCCGGCCACCCCGCCGAGCATCGACTACGGCTATCTCGGCACCGCCGACGACAGACGCCGCCTGCGGGAGGCGGTCCGCGCCGCCGCCACGCTCGTCACCACCGGCGCGTTCGACGAGGTCTCCCTCGGGCTCGCGCATCCGGGGCAGGACGTGTGGAACGACGACGGACTGCTCGACCGATGGATCGACGGGCGTCTCGGCACCTCCCACCACACCTGCGGCACCGTGCCCATGGGACCCGCCGGCGACCCGGGGGCCGCTGTGGACGGCTACGGAAGGGTGCACGGTGTCCGCGGTCTACGGGTCGCGGACACCTCCATCCTCCCCACCGCCCCCTTGCGCGGTCCTGCGGCGACGGCCGTCCTGATCGGCGCACTCGTCGCCGACGCCATGCGGCGGGATCTGCCCTGA
- a CDS encoding phosphotransferase, producing the protein MEPSPLRRAVEAGRATASELGLRADDVVVIHNSDRIALRLVPCGVLARVAPSGHLADSEFEVEVARRLADVGAPVAELDPRVEPRVFLRDGFAVSLWTYYEPVGSQIAPADYADAFIRHHAALRQIDLAAPHFTDRVALALRKVNDREQSPELPDSDRELLSRTLGGLSAAIGSDQTGDQLLHGEPHPGNLLNTRRGPLFVDLATCCRGPIEFDLAHAPEEVGKHCAGADHDLIHRCRALNWALFSAWRWRRDDQMSDRDHRRAEGLNQVRAALDRCGLG; encoded by the coding sequence ATGGAACCATCACCACTTCGCCGCGCGGTCGAGGCAGGACGGGCGACCGCTTCGGAGCTGGGCCTCCGGGCCGACGACGTGGTCGTCATCCACAACTCGGACCGGATCGCGCTGCGCCTGGTCCCTTGCGGTGTTCTGGCCCGGGTCGCACCTTCGGGACATCTGGCCGATTCCGAGTTCGAAGTGGAGGTCGCCCGCCGTCTCGCCGACGTCGGCGCTCCGGTGGCCGAGCTCGATCCTCGGGTCGAACCGCGGGTCTTCCTGCGTGATGGCTTCGCCGTCTCGCTCTGGACCTACTACGAACCTGTGGGATCACAGATCGCGCCGGCCGACTACGCGGACGCGTTCATACGGCACCATGCCGCCCTGCGTCAGATCGATCTGGCGGCACCGCATTTCACCGATCGAGTCGCCCTGGCGCTGAGAAAGGTGAACGACCGGGAGCAGTCCCCCGAACTGCCCGATTCCGACCGGGAACTCCTCAGTCGCACACTCGGTGGTCTGAGTGCCGCGATCGGCAGCGACCAGACCGGCGACCAGTTGTTGCACGGTGAGCCGCATCCGGGCAACCTCCTGAACACAAGGAGAGGGCCGCTTTTCGTGGACCTCGCCACTTGCTGCCGGGGACCGATCGAGTTCGACCTCGCCCATGCGCCCGAGGAGGTGGGAAAGCACTGCGCGGGGGCCGACCACGACCTGATCCACCGGTGCCGCGCTCTGAACTGGGCGTTGTTCTCGGCCTGGCGCTGGCGCCGAGACGACCAGATGTCTGACCGGGACCATCGGAGAGCGGAGGGGCTCAACCAGGTTCGTGCCGCGCTTGATCGCTGCGGGCTCGGCTGA
- a CDS encoding cytidine deaminase translates to MTTQAPRVDHELIQAADHVARTRCRGDNHTMAAAGRARDGRIITAVNAYHFTGGPCAELVLLGTAAAQGVYGLDTIVAVGDRGRGVVPPCGRCRQVLLDYFPALKVIVGAGDRLRTVSVTDLLPESYIWADHQLVTVDLETSPSTVTATDDAARKA, encoded by the coding sequence ATGACCACGCAGGCTCCCCGCGTCGACCACGAGCTCATCCAGGCCGCGGACCATGTCGCACGTACTCGCTGCCGGGGCGACAACCACACCATGGCGGCCGCGGGCCGTGCCCGGGACGGCCGCATCATCACCGCGGTGAACGCCTACCACTTCACCGGCGGCCCCTGCGCCGAGCTGGTTCTCCTCGGCACGGCAGCTGCCCAAGGCGTCTATGGGCTGGACACGATCGTCGCCGTGGGCGACCGCGGCCGGGGGGTCGTTCCCCCGTGCGGACGGTGCCGCCAGGTCCTTCTCGACTACTTTCCGGCCCTGAAGGTCATCGTGGGGGCCGGCGACCGGCTCCGGACCGTCTCCGTCACCGATCTGCTTCCCGAAAGCTACATCTGGGCCGACCACCAGCTCGTCACTGTCGACCTTGAGACCTCACCGTCGACAGTGACGGCCACGGACGACGCAGCGCGGAAGGCGTGA
- the pqqE gene encoding pyrroloquinoline quinone biosynthesis protein PqqE: MTTPPPPWALLCELTHACPLHCGYCSNPLELTRRSQELSASRWADVFRQAAGLGVLHTHLSGGEPLLRGDLEEITASAVDAGLYTQLVTSGDGLSAQRLDALAGAGLHSVQLSVQHSDPGRSDEIAGRRSFDAKRAAARLVKERGLPLGINVVLHRHNLDAVDDLVQLAVDWRADRVELANTQFYGWGLLNRAALMPSREQLRVAAETVERRQEQLAGALDITWVVPDYFSGTPKPCMGGWGAVSLTVTPDGTALPCPAAAVLPGLCPPNVTDRSLRWIWEESPAFNAYRGTDWMPSPCRTCERRTEDFGGCRCQAHALTGDATRTDPACSLSPDHAALVALTEPGAPPRLVPRRPASPHRPIPAERGRR; this comes from the coding sequence ATGACGACTCCCCCTCCGCCCTGGGCCCTGCTCTGCGAACTCACCCACGCCTGCCCCCTGCACTGCGGGTACTGCTCCAACCCACTGGAACTGACGCGTCGTTCACAGGAACTGAGCGCCTCCCGATGGGCGGACGTCTTCCGCCAGGCGGCCGGCCTCGGCGTACTGCACACCCATCTCTCCGGCGGCGAGCCCCTGCTGCGCGGGGACCTGGAGGAGATCACCGCGAGCGCGGTGGACGCCGGGCTGTACACGCAGTTGGTGACCAGCGGCGACGGACTGTCCGCACAACGACTCGACGCCCTGGCGGGCGCCGGTCTGCACAGTGTGCAGCTGTCCGTCCAGCACTCCGATCCCGGCCGGTCCGACGAGATCGCGGGCCGTCGGTCCTTCGACGCCAAGCGGGCGGCGGCCCGGCTCGTGAAGGAGCGTGGCCTTCCCCTCGGCATCAACGTCGTCCTGCACCGGCACAACCTCGACGCCGTGGACGACCTCGTACAACTGGCCGTCGACTGGCGGGCGGACCGCGTCGAACTGGCCAACACCCAGTTCTACGGCTGGGGTCTGCTCAACCGCGCCGCTCTCATGCCGAGCCGGGAGCAGCTCCGGGTGGCCGCCGAAACCGTGGAGCGCCGGCAAGAACAACTGGCCGGCGCTCTCGACATCACCTGGGTGGTGCCCGACTACTTCTCCGGCACGCCCAAGCCCTGCATGGGCGGCTGGGGTGCGGTGTCCCTGACCGTCACGCCCGACGGAACAGCGCTCCCCTGCCCCGCCGCGGCAGTCCTCCCCGGCCTGTGCCCGCCGAACGTCACCGACCGGTCACTGCGCTGGATCTGGGAGGAGTCACCGGCCTTCAACGCCTACCGCGGCACCGACTGGATGCCCTCCCCCTGCCGTACCTGCGAGCGGCGCACCGAGGACTTCGGAGGCTGCCGGTGCCAGGCCCACGCCCTGACCGGGGACGCCACCCGCACCGACCCGGCCTGCTCCCTCTCCCCCGATCACGCCGCCCTGGTCGCCCTCACCGAGCCCGGGGCCCCACCACGGCTCGTGCCACGGCGCCCCGCCTCACCGCACCGGCCGATCCCGGCCGAACGCGGCAGACGGTAA
- the pqqD gene encoding pyrroloquinoline quinone biosynthesis peptide chaperone PqqD translates to MSGDPPWRPCVLAAAVLRHDRVRGTDVLLLPERVVVLHGSGRAVLDLCDGSRTVDEIADLLSTGADTSCVRHEVSSFLHRLRTEGCLR, encoded by the coding sequence ATGAGCGGCGACCCGCCCTGGCGCCCCTGTGTCCTCGCGGCCGCGGTGCTGCGCCACGACCGGGTCCGGGGAACCGACGTCCTGCTGCTGCCCGAACGCGTCGTCGTACTGCACGGTTCAGGACGCGCCGTTCTCGACCTGTGCGACGGCAGCCGCACCGTCGACGAGATCGCCGACCTGCTGTCGACCGGCGCCGACACCTCCTGCGTACGCCACGAGGTCTCCTCGTTCCTGCACCGGCTGCGCACGGAAGGCTGCCTGCGATGA
- the pqqC gene encoding pyrroloquinoline-quinone synthase PqqC, whose product MTTTVFRTAVPVPPHANGTDDSPWDEERLEARLRELATARYHDRHPFNQRMHRGALSPGELRLWVANRFYYQCNIPVKDAYILAKLQLPAQRRSWLRRIQDHDGTGDREGGIERWLRLGEAVGLDRRDLSAHRHLLPGVRLAVDGYVNFCRNNSALEAVASSLTELCAPSIMLTRLETFPLHYPWIDSGGLSYFHSRVPQGRRDGSEALSWVKEWAVTREQQDRALAALSFKCDVLWSLLDSVQGAAQQETPR is encoded by the coding sequence GTGACCACGACCGTTTTCCGGACCGCAGTCCCCGTTCCACCGCATGCGAACGGGACGGACGACAGCCCATGGGACGAGGAGCGACTGGAGGCCCGGCTGCGTGAGCTGGCCACCGCCCGCTACCACGACCGCCACCCCTTCAACCAGCGCATGCACCGGGGTGCGCTGAGCCCCGGCGAACTGCGGCTGTGGGTCGCGAACCGCTTCTACTACCAGTGCAACATCCCCGTCAAGGACGCCTACATCCTGGCCAAACTCCAGCTCCCCGCCCAGCGCCGCTCCTGGCTGCGGCGCATCCAGGACCACGACGGGACGGGCGACCGGGAGGGCGGCATCGAAAGGTGGCTGCGGCTCGGCGAAGCGGTCGGGCTCGACCGGCGCGACCTGTCGGCACACCGGCACCTGCTGCCCGGGGTCCGGCTGGCCGTCGACGGTTACGTCAACTTCTGCCGCAACAACAGCGCGCTCGAAGCGGTGGCCTCGTCCCTGACCGAGCTGTGCGCGCCCTCGATCATGCTGACCCGCCTGGAGACCTTCCCGCTGCACTACCCCTGGATCGACTCGGGGGGCCTGTCCTACTTCCACAGCCGCGTCCCCCAAGGACGCCGCGACGGAAGCGAGGCGCTGTCCTGGGTGAAGGAGTGGGCGGTGACCCGCGAACAGCAGGACCGGGCGCTGGCAGCCCTGTCGTTCAAGTGCGACGTCCTGTGGAGCCTGCTCGACAGCGTGCAGGGCGCAGCACAGCAGGAGACACCGCGATGA